The following proteins come from a genomic window of Bradyrhizobium paxllaeri:
- the argC gene encoding N-acetyl-gamma-glutamyl-phosphate reductase — MSSKKKIGILGASGYTGADAVRLLARHPSAEITALTANTHAGKAMSEVFPHFFMLDLPKLVEWEKVDWTTLDAVFCGLPHGTTQEIIAAVLKANPKIKVLDMSADFRLRDKDTYAQWYGHEHRALELQGEAVYGLTEFYREKIASARLVACPGCYPTAVLLALVPLAKAKLIDVDDIVIDAKSGVTGAGRGLKQNTLFSEAGEGLSPYSVGTHRHAPEIEQEIGVAAGTAVTVNFTPHLIPMARGELCTSYVRLAGGATPDDLRGALEKAYANEPFVHVARKGVLPQTQNVRGSNYVQIGVVADRIKNRAIVISTLDNLVKGSAGQAIQNMNLMFGLPETAGLEQIALFP; from the coding sequence ATGAGCTCGAAGAAGAAGATCGGCATCCTCGGCGCCTCCGGCTACACCGGAGCCGACGCGGTGCGCCTGTTGGCGCGGCATCCGAGTGCCGAGATTACGGCGCTCACGGCCAATACCCATGCCGGCAAGGCCATGAGCGAGGTGTTCCCGCATTTCTTCATGCTGGACCTGCCGAAGCTTGTCGAATGGGAAAAGGTCGACTGGACCACGCTCGACGCCGTCTTCTGCGGGCTGCCGCACGGCACCACGCAGGAGATCATCGCCGCCGTCCTCAAGGCCAATCCGAAGATCAAGGTTCTCGACATGTCCGCCGATTTCCGGCTGCGCGACAAGGACACCTATGCGCAATGGTACGGCCACGAACACCGGGCGCTCGAACTGCAAGGCGAGGCGGTCTACGGCCTGACCGAATTCTACCGGGAGAAGATCGCGTCGGCGCGCCTCGTCGCCTGCCCCGGTTGCTATCCGACCGCAGTGCTGCTGGCACTGGTGCCGCTGGCGAAGGCAAAGCTGATCGACGTCGACGACATCGTCATCGATGCGAAATCCGGTGTCACCGGCGCCGGCCGCGGGCTGAAGCAGAACACGCTGTTCAGCGAGGCGGGCGAGGGGCTGTCGCCCTATTCGGTCGGCACCCACCGGCATGCGCCCGAGATCGAGCAGGAGATCGGCGTTGCGGCGGGAACGGCGGTGACTGTGAACTTCACGCCGCATCTGATCCCGATGGCGCGCGGCGAACTATGCACGTCCTATGTCAGACTCGCGGGCGGCGCGACGCCGGACGATCTGCGGGGTGCGCTGGAGAAGGCGTATGCCAACGAGCCGTTCGTGCATGTCGCCAGAAAGGGCGTGCTGCCGCAGACCCAGAACGTGCGCGGCTCGAACTACGTTCAGATCGGCGTCGTCGCCGACCGCATCAAAAACCGGGCGATCGTAATTTCCACGCTCGACAATCTGGTGAAAGGCTCGGCCGGTCAGGCGATCCAGAACATGAACCTGATGTTCGGGCTGCCCGAGACGGCGGGGCTTGAGCAGATCGCGCTGTTCCCGTGA
- the glpX gene encoding class II fructose-bisphosphatase, translating into MSTHISVPPQLLLERILTLEIVRVTERAAVSAARLRGHGQEKAADQAAVDAMRRELNKLPIEGTIVIGEGERDEAPMLFIGEKVGLNAGPQVDIAVDPLEGTTLCAKNMPGAIATMAMADGGTLLHAPDVYMEKLAVGPGYAKGVVELDASPADNVRRLAKAKGVDPAAITVLVLDRPRHADIIAGVRSTGAAVRLITDGDVAGVIHCADPDNTGVDMYIGTGGAPEGVLAAAALRCIGGQMQCRLILDSDEKRARAHKMGVTDPKMIYGIEDMVRGDCLFAATGVTTGSLLTGVKFRKDVIETETVVMRSVTGTVRTIKAEHRQLDKFHLD; encoded by the coding sequence ATGTCGACCCATATTTCCGTTCCGCCGCAATTGCTGCTTGAGCGCATCCTTACGCTCGAAATCGTGCGCGTGACGGAACGTGCTGCGGTTTCCGCCGCGCGGTTGCGCGGCCACGGCCAGGAGAAGGCCGCGGACCAGGCCGCGGTCGATGCGATGCGCCGCGAACTCAACAAGCTGCCGATCGAAGGCACCATCGTGATCGGCGAGGGCGAGCGCGACGAGGCGCCGATGCTCTTCATCGGCGAGAAGGTCGGGCTGAATGCCGGTCCGCAGGTCGATATCGCCGTCGACCCGCTGGAAGGCACCACGCTGTGCGCCAAGAACATGCCGGGCGCGATCGCGACCATGGCGATGGCCGATGGCGGCACGCTGCTGCACGCGCCCGACGTCTACATGGAGAAGCTCGCGGTCGGTCCGGGCTACGCCAAGGGCGTGGTCGAGCTCGACGCATCGCCCGCCGACAACGTCCGCCGGCTCGCGAAGGCCAAGGGCGTCGATCCGGCCGCGATCACGGTGCTGGTGCTCGATCGCCCGCGCCACGCCGACATCATCGCCGGCGTCCGCTCGACCGGCGCCGCGGTGCGCCTGATCACCGACGGCGACGTGGCCGGCGTGATCCATTGTGCCGACCCTGACAACACCGGCGTCGACATGTATATCGGCACCGGCGGCGCGCCCGAGGGCGTGCTGGCGGCGGCGGCGCTGCGCTGCATCGGCGGCCAGATGCAGTGCCGGCTGATCCTCGACAGCGACGAGAAGCGCGCGCGCGCCCACAAGATGGGCGTGACCGATCCGAAGATGATCTACGGCATCGAGGACATGGTGCGGGGCGACTGCCTGTTTGCTGCAACCGGCGTCACCACGGGCTCGCTGCTCACGGGCGTCAAGTTCCGCAAGGATGTGATCGAGACCGAAACGGTGGTGATGCGTTCGGTGACCGGCACGGTGCGCACCATCAAGGCCGAGCATCGGCAGTTGGATAAATTCCACCTGGATTGA
- a CDS encoding MAPEG family protein produces the protein MTRELFWLTLTVILTGLLWVPYIINRCQVRGLSGAMANPSRNDKPHAEWANRLMFAHDNAIENLIIFAPLVLILNDLDYSTKWTVYACAVYFWARVAHLIVYTLGLPVFRTLAFTVGFLAQVVLALAIFQVV, from the coding sequence ATGACCCGCGAATTGTTCTGGCTGACACTGACCGTGATTTTGACCGGGCTGCTCTGGGTTCCCTACATCATCAACCGCTGCCAGGTGCGCGGTCTCTCCGGCGCGATGGCTAACCCCTCGCGCAACGACAAGCCGCATGCGGAATGGGCCAACAGGTTGATGTTCGCCCACGACAACGCCATCGAGAATTTGATCATCTTTGCGCCGCTGGTCCTGATCCTCAACGATCTCGACTACTCCACCAAATGGACCGTCTATGCCTGCGCCGTCTATTTCTGGGCTCGCGTCGCCCATCTGATCGTCTACACGCTTGGCCTGCCCGTGTTCCGCACGCTGGCCTTCACCGTCGGCTTCCTGGCGCAGGTCGTGCTGGCGCTGGCGATCTTCCAGGTGGTGTGA
- the argC gene encoding N-acetyl-gamma-glutamyl-phosphate reductase: protein MTLTDSHQPKTTGAAAKSAVFVDGASGTTGLGIQERLRLQNDVVVKSIAEDKRKDAGAKRALMEEVDLVILCLPDDAAKETVALIDSMGASAPKVLDASTAFRVAGDWTYGFPELTSDQADKIRAARKVSNPGCYPTGGIALLRPLVDAGLLQADYPVTINAVSGYSGGGKSMIASFEDGSAPSFELYGLGFEHKHLPETQLYSKLTRRPIFVPSVGNYRQGMLVSVPLHLDTLTGKPGGPDLHAALAKRYAGSKYVSVMPLENAATKGGRLEPEALNETNKLELYVFASDKHGQAVLVARLDNLGKGASGAAVQNMRLMLGLAEQ, encoded by the coding sequence ATGACCCTCACCGACAGCCACCAGCCCAAGACCACTGGCGCTGCGGCAAAATCCGCCGTGTTCGTCGACGGTGCGTCCGGAACCACGGGCCTTGGCATTCAGGAGCGCCTGCGGCTGCAGAACGACGTCGTCGTGAAGAGCATTGCTGAAGACAAGCGCAAGGATGCCGGCGCCAAGCGGGCGCTGATGGAGGAGGTCGATCTCGTCATCCTCTGCCTGCCTGACGATGCCGCGAAGGAAACCGTTGCGCTGATCGACAGCATGGGCGCATCGGCGCCCAAGGTGCTCGACGCCTCGACCGCGTTTCGGGTCGCCGGCGACTGGACGTACGGATTTCCGGAGCTCACGTCGGACCAAGCCGACAAGATCAGGGCGGCGCGAAAAGTCTCCAATCCCGGCTGCTATCCGACCGGCGGGATTGCGCTGCTGCGGCCGCTGGTCGATGCCGGGTTGTTGCAGGCAGACTATCCGGTGACGATCAACGCGGTCTCGGGCTATTCGGGCGGCGGCAAGTCGATGATCGCGAGTTTTGAGGATGGCAGCGCGCCGTCCTTCGAATTGTATGGCCTCGGCTTCGAGCACAAGCATCTGCCGGAGACGCAGCTTTACTCAAAGCTGACGCGGCGGCCGATCTTCGTGCCGTCGGTCGGCAACTACCGGCAGGGCATGCTGGTGTCGGTGCCGCTGCATCTCGACACGCTGACGGGCAAGCCCGGTGGACCCGATCTGCACGCGGCGCTTGCGAAACGTTACGCGGGAAGCAAGTACGTTTCGGTCATGCCGCTCGAGAACGCGGCGACCAAGGGCGGGCGGCTGGAGCCGGAGGCGCTCAACGAGACCAACAAACTGGAGCTCTACGTCTTCGCCAGCGACAAGCATGGTCAGGCGGTTCTGGTCGCGCGGCTCGACAATCTCGGCAAGGGGGCCTCGGGCGCCGCGGTGCAGAACATGCGGCTGATGCTGGGGCTTGCCGAACAGTAG
- a CDS encoding LL-diaminopimelate aminotransferase, producing the protein MEDFYRIRRLPPYVFEKVNQAKAAARNAGADIIDMGMGNPDLPTPPHVLDKLKETLGKPRTDRYSASRGINGLRKAQAAYYARRFGVKLNPDTQVVATLGSKEGFANVAQAITAPGDVVLCPNPSYPIHAFGFLMAGGVIRSVPSEPTPQFFEAVERAIIHSIPKPIALIVCYPSNPTAYVADLDFYRDLVAFAKKHEIFILSDLAYAEVYFDDNNPPPSVLQVPGAIDVTVEFTSMSKTFSMAGWRMGFAVGNERIIAALARVKSYLDYGAFTPIQVAATAALNGPEDCIKEMRDTYRKRRDALVESFGRAGWDIPPPQASMFAWAPLPKAFEGVGSMQFATLMVEKSGVVVSPGVAFGEHGEGYVRIAMVENEQRIRQAARGVRRFLESGLETLHNVVPLANRR; encoded by the coding sequence ATGGAAGATTTTTACCGCATCCGCCGTCTGCCGCCTTACGTGTTCGAGAAGGTCAACCAGGCCAAGGCAGCGGCGCGCAATGCCGGGGCCGATATCATCGACATGGGCATGGGCAATCCGGACTTGCCGACGCCGCCCCATGTGCTCGACAAGCTGAAGGAGACGCTCGGTAAGCCGCGGACCGATCGCTACTCGGCCTCGCGCGGCATCAACGGCCTGCGCAAGGCACAAGCCGCCTATTACGCGCGGCGGTTTGGCGTGAAGCTCAATCCGGACACCCAGGTCGTTGCGACGCTGGGTTCGAAGGAAGGCTTTGCTAATGTGGCGCAGGCGATTACCGCGCCCGGCGACGTCGTGCTTTGCCCGAATCCGAGCTATCCGATTCACGCTTTCGGCTTCCTGATGGCGGGCGGCGTGATCCGCTCGGTGCCGTCGGAACCGACGCCGCAATTCTTCGAGGCGGTGGAGCGCGCGATCATCCATTCGATCCCGAAGCCGATCGCGCTGATCGTCTGCTATCCCTCGAACCCGACCGCCTATGTCGCCGACCTCGATTTCTACCGAGATCTGGTGGCCTTCGCGAAGAAGCACGAAATCTTCATCCTGTCGGATCTGGCCTATGCCGAGGTCTATTTCGACGACAACAATCCGCCGCCCTCGGTGCTGCAGGTTCCCGGCGCGATCGACGTCACCGTCGAGTTCACCTCGATGTCGAAGACGTTCTCGATGGCGGGTTGGCGCATGGGCTTTGCCGTCGGCAATGAGCGGATCATCGCGGCGCTGGCGCGGGTGAAATCCTATCTCGACTACGGCGCGTTCACGCCGATCCAGGTGGCGGCGACCGCCGCGCTGAACGGACCGGAAGATTGCATCAAGGAGATGCGCGATACCTACCGCAAGCGCCGCGACGCGCTGGTCGAATCGTTCGGCCGCGCGGGCTGGGACATCCCGCCGCCGCAGGCCTCGATGTTCGCCTGGGCGCCGCTGCCCAAGGCCTTCGAGGGCGTCGGCAGCATGCAGTTCGCGACCCTGATGGTGGAGAAGTCAGGCGTGGTGGTTTCGCCGGGCGTCGCCTTCGGCGAGCATGGCGAAGGCTATGTCCGCATCGCCATGGTGGAAAACGAGCAACGTATCCGCCAGGCCGCACGCGGGGTGCGCCGTTTCCTTGAAAGCGGCCTTGAAACGTTGCACAACGTGGTTCCTCTCGCCAACCGGCGCTAA
- a CDS encoding outer membrane protein produces the protein MKTYLLATALVGLGSAPTIAADLAARRPYTKAPALAAVYDWTGFYIGVNAGVGSGRDRFQHDWLGTGAPYSFYASPQGGFGGGQIGYNWQTASVFGPIVFGIEADIQGAGLSDDHTNFSVVGINNSYSQKLDWFGTARGRVGIANGPVLSYVTAGYAVGNVKTSAVETLGGLNASFSTNRTQSGWVVGSGVEAALGGNWTGKIEYLYLNLGNKTDISTLFAPTPINTEIRENIFRVGLNYRIGGNSSYVPVAAANWAGFYLGGNFGSGTGRDRSTLSVPAAPIFENFNLAPDGINGGVQAGYNWQAGNVVFGLEADIQGSTQQDNKTCILTCTPGLFAAYDATLPWFGTVRGRLGYSVGSTLFYATGGLAYGSVKTKINTNSVAGLVTQSFSHTNTGWTAGAGIETPFTLLGLLGPNWTTKTEYLYVDLGSNSDNFIIGGTPATATRSVTEHVFRTGINYHFNSPVVAKY, from the coding sequence TTGAAGACGTATCTGCTGGCCACCGCGCTCGTTGGCCTTGGTTCCGCTCCGACAATCGCCGCAGACCTCGCCGCAAGAAGGCCCTACACCAAAGCTCCCGCACTCGCAGCTGTCTACGACTGGACCGGCTTCTACATCGGCGTCAATGCCGGTGTCGGCAGCGGCCGCGATCGCTTCCAGCACGACTGGCTCGGCACCGGGGCACCCTATTCGTTCTACGCGTCGCCGCAGGGGGGATTCGGCGGTGGCCAGATCGGCTACAATTGGCAGACGGCCTCGGTGTTCGGGCCGATCGTTTTCGGTATCGAGGCGGATATTCAGGGCGCCGGCCTCAGCGATGATCACACCAATTTCTCCGTGGTCGGCATCAACAACAGCTACAGCCAGAAGCTCGACTGGTTCGGCACCGCGCGCGGGCGCGTCGGCATCGCCAATGGCCCGGTGCTGAGCTACGTGACCGCCGGTTACGCCGTCGGCAACGTCAAGACCAGCGCGGTCGAGACGCTCGGCGGCCTCAATGCCAGCTTCTCGACGAACCGCACCCAGAGCGGATGGGTGGTCGGCAGCGGCGTCGAGGCGGCGCTGGGCGGCAACTGGACCGGAAAGATCGAGTACCTCTACCTCAACCTCGGCAACAAGACCGACATCTCGACGCTGTTCGCTCCGACCCCGATCAACACCGAAATCCGCGAAAACATCTTCCGCGTCGGTTTGAACTACCGCATCGGTGGCAATTCGTCCTATGTGCCGGTCGCCGCTGCCAACTGGGCCGGCTTCTACCTCGGCGGCAATTTCGGGTCCGGCACCGGGCGTGATCGCAGCACCCTGAGCGTTCCAGCGGCGCCCATCTTCGAGAACTTCAACCTCGCGCCCGATGGCATCAATGGCGGCGTCCAGGCCGGCTACAACTGGCAGGCCGGCAACGTGGTGTTCGGTCTGGAGGCCGATATCCAGGGCAGCACGCAGCAGGACAACAAGACCTGCATCCTCACCTGCACGCCCGGGCTCTTCGCGGCATATGATGCCACGTTGCCGTGGTTCGGTACGGTTCGCGGGCGGCTCGGTTATTCGGTCGGATCGACCTTGTTCTACGCGACGGGCGGTCTCGCCTACGGCAGCGTCAAGACCAAGATCAACACCAACTCGGTCGCCGGCCTGGTGACGCAGTCCTTCTCACACACCAATACCGGCTGGACCGCGGGCGCCGGCATCGAGACGCCGTTTACGCTGTTGGGATTGCTGGGCCCGAACTGGACGACCAAGACCGAGTATCTCTACGTCGACCTCGGTTCGAACTCGGACAACTTCATCATCGGCGGGACCCCGGCGACGGCAACCCGTTCGGTCACCGAGCACGTGTTCCGCACCGGCATCAACTACCACTTCAACTCGCCGGTCGTTGCGAAGTACTGA
- a CDS encoding class I SAM-dependent methyltransferase produces MDEETLQFYRRNAEAYAWREITSRQARLTAYLARLPPNAAILELGCGAGGDTAEMLARGFDVRATDGSPEMAELASRRLGRPVETLLFHELDEFEAFDGVWANACLLHVPRDQLATVLALIWRALKPDGVFFASYKEGDAGGRDTLHRYYNYPSQDWLRATYAEAGNWNALSIDCGEVRGFDDKTAPMLFVVAEKGR; encoded by the coding sequence ATGGACGAGGAGACGCTGCAATTCTATCGCCGCAACGCCGAAGCCTATGCCTGGCGCGAGATCACCTCGCGCCAGGCGCGGCTGACGGCGTATCTCGCGCGGCTTCCGCCGAATGCTGCCATTCTCGAACTCGGATGCGGGGCGGGCGGCGACACCGCGGAAATGCTGGCGCGCGGGTTCGACGTTCGCGCGACAGATGGATCGCCGGAAATGGCCGAGCTGGCATCAAGGCGCCTCGGCCGTCCGGTCGAGACGTTGCTGTTCCACGAACTCGACGAGTTCGAGGCTTTTGATGGCGTCTGGGCCAATGCCTGCCTGCTGCATGTGCCGCGCGATCAGCTCGCGACGGTTCTTGCGCTGATCTGGCGCGCATTGAAGCCGGACGGCGTGTTCTTCGCCTCCTACAAGGAAGGCGACGCCGGCGGCCGCGACACGCTCCATCGCTACTACAACTATCCCTCGCAGGACTGGCTGCGTGCGACCTATGCCGAGGCAGGAAACTGGAACGCGCTGTCGATCGACTGCGGCGAGGTCCGGGGATTCGATGACAAGACGGCGCCGATGCTGTTCGTGGTGGCTGAAAAAGGCCGCTGA
- a CDS encoding homoserine dehydrogenase produces MVAPLRVGIAGLGTVGAEVVRLIEQQSRTLSERSGRGVRVVAVTARSKAKKRSLDLRGIDWAKSPLDLASDPNVDCFVELMGGAGEPALSAIEAALKAGKSVVTANKALIAKHGVRLAKAAEKHGGALNYEAAVGAAIPVIKTLREGLAGTGVNRVYGILNGTCNYILTRMEQEGLSFAECLKDAQRLGYAEANPSFDVDGHDTAQKLAILASLAFGTKVAQSAVYVEGISSIAPEDLRAAEELGYRVKLLGVAVRTAKGIEQRVHPTMVPKSSSIAQVMGVTNAVTIDGEGIPAITLVGPGAGGAATASAVVADIADVARGIRAKPFGRPVERLRETTKAPMERHEGGYYIRLMARDLAGTAATIATHLAKQKISLESIVQRHPEGVDANGSAKKASPVPVILITYATSEDAVYRALEAVQRDKVISGRPQVIRIEKN; encoded by the coding sequence ATGGTCGCACCCCTGAGAGTGGGTATTGCGGGGCTCGGCACTGTTGGCGCCGAAGTCGTCCGCCTCATCGAACAACAGTCGCGGACGCTCTCCGAACGCAGCGGGCGCGGCGTGCGCGTGGTCGCCGTCACCGCGCGCTCGAAGGCGAAAAAGCGTTCGCTCGACCTGCGCGGCATCGACTGGGCCAAAAGCCCGCTTGATCTGGCCAGCGACCCCAACGTCGATTGCTTCGTCGAACTGATGGGCGGTGCCGGCGAGCCGGCGCTGTCGGCAATCGAAGCAGCGCTGAAGGCCGGCAAGTCGGTGGTGACGGCCAACAAGGCGCTGATCGCCAAGCACGGCGTGCGGCTGGCGAAGGCCGCCGAGAAGCATGGCGGCGCGCTCAACTACGAGGCGGCGGTCGGTGCCGCCATTCCCGTCATCAAGACCCTTCGCGAAGGCCTTGCCGGCACCGGCGTCAACCGCGTCTACGGCATCCTCAACGGCACCTGCAATTACATCCTGACCCGGATGGAGCAGGAGGGCCTGTCGTTCGCCGAATGCCTGAAGGACGCCCAGCGGCTCGGTTATGCCGAAGCCAATCCGTCGTTCGACGTCGACGGCCATGACACCGCACAGAAGCTGGCGATCCTGGCCAGCCTCGCCTTCGGCACCAAGGTGGCGCAGAGCGCGGTCTATGTCGAAGGCATCTCCTCGATCGCGCCGGAAGACCTGCGCGCGGCCGAAGAATTGGGCTACCGCGTCAAACTGCTTGGCGTGGCGGTGCGCACCGCCAAGGGCATCGAGCAGCGCGTGCATCCGACCATGGTGCCGAAATCGTCTTCGATCGCGCAGGTGATGGGCGTCACCAACGCCGTGACCATCGACGGCGAGGGCATTCCCGCGATCACGCTGGTCGGACCCGGCGCCGGCGGGGCCGCGACCGCGTCAGCGGTGGTCGCCGACATCGCCGACGTCGCGCGCGGCATCCGAGCCAAGCCGTTCGGGCGCCCGGTGGAGCGGCTGCGCGAGACCACCAAGGCGCCGATGGAACGCCACGAGGGCGGCTACTACATCCGCCTGATGGCGCGCGATCTCGCCGGCACCGCCGCCACCATCGCCACCCACCTCGCCAAACAGAAGATTTCGCTGGAATCGATCGTGCAGCGTCATCCCGAAGGCGTGGACGCGAACGGCTCCGCGAAGAAAGCGTCACCGGTTCCGGTTATCCTGATCACCTACGCCACTTCCGAGGACGCGGTCTACCGCGCGCTGGAGGCGGTGCAGCGCGACAAGGTGATCAGCGGCCGGCCGCAGGTGATACGGATCGAAAAGAACTGA
- a CDS encoding FMN-binding negative transcriptional regulator, with amino-acid sequence MYTPPPFKSDRAASLAFAEARGFGLACAWDGAKPVASSLPFYLTSANDGTPRAAFHVARHNPLVKLADGTTSWLLAVNGVDAYVSPDWYVSPDQVPTWLYQAVHLTGPVRAMSDDELAAQIEALSAKFEARLLPKKPWLSSKMTAGRLEAMKKAIVGLEMTVEGVEGSFKLNQHKSETDYAAVAGALGMQADASAQGIAQLMKEARPQAFADETNQIERTGP; translated from the coding sequence ATGTATACGCCACCACCGTTCAAGTCCGACCGTGCCGCGAGCCTTGCGTTCGCGGAAGCGCGCGGCTTTGGGCTGGCCTGCGCGTGGGATGGCGCAAAGCCGGTCGCCTCGTCGCTGCCGTTCTATCTGACCTCGGCCAATGACGGCACGCCGCGCGCGGCGTTTCATGTCGCGCGTCACAATCCGCTGGTAAAGCTCGCGGACGGAACCACGTCCTGGCTGTTGGCCGTCAACGGCGTGGATGCCTATGTGTCGCCGGACTGGTACGTTTCGCCGGATCAGGTGCCGACCTGGCTCTATCAGGCGGTGCACCTGACCGGGCCGGTGCGGGCGATGTCCGACGACGAACTCGCCGCGCAGATCGAGGCGCTCAGCGCCAAGTTCGAAGCGCGGCTGCTGCCGAAAAAGCCGTGGCTGTCGTCGAAGATGACGGCCGGGCGGCTGGAAGCGATGAAGAAGGCGATCGTGGGTCTTGAGATGACAGTTGAAGGGGTTGAAGGCAGCTTCAAGCTGAACCAGCACAAATCCGAGACCGACTATGCCGCGGTTGCCGGTGCGCTTGGCATGCAGGCCGACGCCAGCGCGCAGGGGATTGCGCAGTTGATGAAAGAGGCACGGCCGCAAGCCTTTGCCGACGAAACGAACCAGATCGAAAGGACCGGGCCATGA
- a CDS encoding PHA/PHB synthase family protein — translation MSDVNTESPASTTFNAEAFAMNIARAMETSGQALAAYLKPRENGEPKDKPPSEIGEVIKTFTKVAEYWLSDRERAEHLQTKMGKAYLDLWGSAARRMAGEEAKPAIEPSPRDKRFKDPEWKSNQFFDFVLQLYLLTAQWAQELVKNAEGVDPHTRKKAEFYVQQITNAIAPSNFVLTNPEVLRETLASNGDNLVRGMKMLAEDIEAGRGTLRIRQSDPSNLVVGVNMATTPGKVIYQNELMQLIQYTPTTETVLRTPLLIVPPWINKFYILDLKPEKSYIKWCVDQGITVFVISWVNPDKELGKKTFDDYMKEGPLTAMDVIEKVTGEMKVHTAGYCVGGTLLASTLAWLAEKRRQRVTSATFFAAQVDFTHAGDLLVFVDEDQISTLEREMEERGVLEGSKMAMAFNMLRSNDLIWSYVVSNYLKGQPPTAFDLLHWNSDATRMPAANHSYYLRNCYLENRLSSGSMVLDNTLLDLSKVKVPVYNLATREDHIAPADSVLYGSQFFGGPVRYVLSGSGHIAGVVNPPAGGKYQYWTNDNIKDVTLADWMKNASEHKGSWWPDWLQWLDGLDPERVPARAVGSEALPPIEDAPGSYVKVRA, via the coding sequence ATGAGCGACGTCAACACCGAGTCCCCGGCTTCGACAACATTCAACGCCGAAGCATTCGCCATGAACATCGCAAGGGCGATGGAGACGAGCGGGCAAGCGCTCGCGGCCTATCTCAAGCCGCGCGAGAACGGGGAACCGAAGGACAAGCCGCCCAGCGAAATCGGTGAAGTCATCAAGACCTTCACCAAGGTCGCGGAGTACTGGCTGTCGGACCGGGAACGCGCGGAGCATCTTCAGACCAAAATGGGCAAGGCCTATCTCGACCTCTGGGGCTCGGCGGCGCGCCGCATGGCCGGGGAAGAAGCCAAGCCCGCGATCGAGCCGTCGCCGCGCGACAAACGCTTCAAGGATCCCGAGTGGAAATCGAACCAGTTCTTCGATTTCGTGCTGCAGCTCTATCTTCTCACCGCGCAGTGGGCCCAGGAACTGGTGAAGAACGCCGAAGGCGTCGATCCGCACACGCGCAAGAAGGCCGAATTCTACGTTCAGCAGATCACCAACGCGATCGCACCCTCGAATTTCGTGCTGACCAATCCGGAAGTGCTGCGCGAAACGCTGGCCTCGAATGGCGACAACCTCGTGCGCGGCATGAAGATGCTGGCGGAAGACATCGAAGCCGGACGCGGCACGTTGCGCATCCGCCAGTCCGACCCGTCTAATCTCGTCGTCGGCGTCAACATGGCGACGACACCCGGCAAGGTGATCTACCAGAACGAGCTGATGCAGCTCATCCAGTACACGCCGACGACGGAGACCGTGCTGCGCACGCCGCTTTTGATCGTGCCGCCCTGGATCAACAAGTTCTACATTCTCGACCTCAAGCCGGAAAAATCCTACATCAAATGGTGCGTCGACCAGGGCATCACCGTGTTCGTGATCTCCTGGGTCAATCCAGACAAGGAACTCGGCAAGAAGACCTTCGACGACTACATGAAGGAAGGCCCGCTCACCGCGATGGACGTCATCGAAAAGGTGACGGGTGAGATGAAGGTCCATACTGCCGGCTACTGCGTCGGCGGCACCCTGCTCGCCTCAACGCTGGCCTGGCTTGCCGAGAAGCGGCGCCAGCGCGTCACCTCGGCGACGTTCTTTGCGGCGCAGGTCGACTTCACCCATGCCGGCGATCTGCTTGTGTTCGTCGACGAGGATCAGATCTCGACGCTGGAGCGCGAGATGGAAGAGCGGGGCGTGCTCGAGGGCAGCAAGATGGCGATGGCCTTCAACATGCTGCGCTCCAACGACCTGATCTGGTCCTATGTCGTCAGCAATTACCTGAAGGGACAGCCGCCGACCGCCTTCGACCTCCTGCACTGGAATTCCGACGCCACGCGGATGCCGGCGGCCAATCATTCCTATTACCTGCGCAACTGCTATCTGGAGAACCGCCTCTCCTCCGGCAGCATGGTGCTCGACAACACGCTGCTCGACCTGTCGAAGGTCAAGGTGCCCGTCTACAATCTGGCGACGCGCGAGGACCACATCGCGCCGGCGGATTCGGTGCTCTACGGTTCACAGTTCTTCGGTGGTCCGGTCAGATATGTACTGTCAGGCTCCGGCCATATCGCCGGCGTGGTCAACCCGCCGGCAGGCGGCAAGTATCAGTACTGGACCAACGACAACATCAAGGATGTCACGCTCGCCGACTGGATGAAGAACGCCAGCGAGCACAAGGGCTCGTGGTGGCCCGACTGGCTGCAATGGCTGGATGGCCTCGACCCCGAGCGGGTGCCCGCGCGCGCCGTCGGCTCCGAGGCACTGCCGCCGATCGAGGACGCGCCCGGCAGCTACGTCAAGGTCCGCGCATAG